TGCATttggtgctaattagcaaatgttagcatgctaacacactaaactaagagtCAGGCCATTATACCTGCTGTCTCCAGCATTCAATTTAAAGCAATGCTGTGCTTatgtacagcctcacagagctgctagcattgtTGTAGACTCTTATTCTTAGTCCTTTTTCTGATctaaaattataaaatattagGGATGCATCATCTAAACCTTGGGCTTAGTTTAGATTAGTACAATGTGTTGTATGTgacattattttaatgtttttgtagcCAATACATGTCTCAAAAAGGTCTGGTGTTGATTagaaaacatatataaaaacaataatgtaTTCTTTATACTAGGGGTgttgaaaataatctaaatatCACTGTTgaattagaaagaaaaaaaaaacttaaatgatGATAAATCTATTAGGTAGCCAGAAATATGTTGTGCTTTTCATGGTATACCATAATGCATCACAACTGTCTTCTTTTATTATCTTTAGGTGCTTCTACAATAAAGTACCCTTGTTTGATTTGCAAGTCCACTTTCAAGAGTACCAAGACACGTCTACATCACATGAAAACTAAGCACAATGTGTTGCCTGCTGCAGCCAGTAAGACCCTCCCAGCTGGGCAGCAAGTGAAACAAAGTACACCCATTATTACTCCAATATCTTTTTGCCAACCAGCTTTACTACAGATGGAGCCCAATGGACCTCTGCAAAAGGTTGATGCCAATATTGACACAGAACAGATTCGCAGACTTATTGAATCTTTGGGAAATGTGCAGAAAGTGAACCAAGTTGTCATATTGGGGCAGGTGCCACCTCATGCCCCACCACTGGAAGTGCAGCAGATATCCCAGATGATAGAAACGGGGAATTATAATCTCAATCCACCACAGATGGATTTTCTAGGACTGAAACAGCCGGAATCTAAGATAGTTGAATTGGACCCTTCAAATAACACATGTTATTCAATGGAGCAAACAATTATACTGGAACCTATTACGCCAGATGAACAGTTGGAAAACCCCTCTTTCTCAGAACTAGGTTCCCACATAGCATCAGGTGAAAATATGGAGCTAACATTCAATCCGACTCAACATACAGAGGGACCGGAGGGAGAGGTCATGCATCAGATCCTTCAACAGCCCGATATTAGTGCAATTCAGTCTGATCCTATGGATCAAATGGTTTGTCAGAATGAGGTAGAAGAAAACCTTGAGCAAACAGTCATATTAGAACTTATACCAACTGTGGAGCTGGAACAATCCCAAACTGTCCCACAAAATGATATCCTGTCCTCTCTGGTACCAACCACCGACCTGGAGAAGACTGCGGATCAGACTGTATTAGATGAGCAGGAGGCCAGCCTGTCAGCCCCACCACTTATGACTACAGTTGAGCTGGAGCTGACACCTTTACAAACCGAGCAACAGGGCCTTCCTTCTTGCCCTTTTGTTACACCAGACACACTTACACAAACTCCAAGTGAATCTGAAACTAATCTCAAAGAAAAGGTTGATTCACAGATTCAAACAGTAAGTCTAGATCAGGGCCACCCAGTGATGGATGGAGCTGCACCACAGGAACAAGCTGAAGAACCATCTGAAcaagaaccatctgagaagttaCTGGTAGATAGCAAGAAGGATCAGGAGCAGGTGGAAAACCTGTCTGAAGTAGAGGTTCCACCTGCAAAAGAAGATGTTCCATCACACTTAGAGACCAAGCAGGTGCCACAGATGTCAGAGTTACCCATAAATGTAATGTCAGCTCAAGAACTGGTGAAAGTGCGGAAAAGAAAGCCTAGCAGGGCATTTATCTTTCAAGGATATATGCAAGAACTGGTTGGTTCCATATACAAGGATGATTTACAAACTGATGCCACACCTGCCAAAcggaaaagaacaaaaaagtcTCACCTTGTTGTTAAATTTGGTCCACAAAgcaaagagaagaaaaacaagaaacagAAGAAGCCATCACAGCAGCGTCAGCCAACACAGAAAGAAGGGATAAGAggtcaaacacaaacaacaaatctCTCAGAGAAAAAGGTACCGTCACAGAAGAagggaagaaaaggaaaaagggaCAAGAAAGCGGGACATTTGGTATCTATGGCTGAAATAAAATCGCCTTCATCAACCCAGGACTCACAAGTGCAACAAATCAAAGAggatacaagaaaaaaaaatatgaaaaagcaAAAAGAAGGGGCTAGGGAGGGTGTGACACACATACGTGAGCATAAAACTGTAGCCTCAcctgcatttaaaaagaaaaaacaaacaaaactaatCCGAAAAGACCAGCCCAAGAATGCAAAGGAtgggaagagaaagaaaaacctGACAAAAAACCTGGCCCAGGAAGAAAATGTCAATACAAAAACAAGCGCAGCTTCAGCAGACATGCCTGGACCACACATAACGCAAGACGCTCTACTTCTACTGAAAGGTCATAAACAGCCTCAACTGAAAGTTTACAAGTTAGACCCTTCAAAGGCATCAGGTCAGACACAGGAGGCTTCTCCTCATGAGGCCCAAACAATGTCCCAACAGAGGAAAAGTAACAAATGCAAACATTCAACAATTGACGCTACAAATAGTCTCACCACAGAAGGTaagaaaaaaggaggaagaCCCAAAAAGAACCAAAAAGCTCCTTCATTGTTGTCCTCGCTACAGGCTTCCCGTCAAGCACCTGAGACGCTGCCCACCAAGCCAAAGACCACCAGGAAACGTAAAGCCTCCTCAAAAGTGGAGACTGAAGGAGTGATAACTTCTCATTCCAAGCGTGCCTTAGAGTGTAAGGAATGTGGGCAAAGATTTAGCGAAGTCTCATCCCTTCAAAAGCACAAGGCAACGGTGCATATCGTAGAGAGTCCCGGTCTCACTTACACCAATGGGAACATCTTTGAAGGTGTCTCCAGATTGGATCTTTACCAGCTTCCAAAACTGCACGGTAAGGTTGTTGGAGTTATGCATGCTGCTACAGACTGGGATACTGAGCCAGAGATGGCAGAGATGGCATTAGAGGAGCGAGAGAGAAGTGTCTCTTTTCCAGCTTTAATTCCATCCCCATCTTTACCTGTTCCTCCTTCAGATGTTGAAGTGAGTTCCTATGAAAATAAGACTAGAAGTAAAACAGGAGCAAATGATCAATCTTATACCTCTCCAGAAGTTTGCTCACCATCTGATCAGTTCAAAACCTGTGAGGCCCCTCCAAACTTCACATCTGAATGTCCTTTAAGTACCTCTACTCAGACAAAGAGTTCAGACACAGGAGAGCCTTTGGCATCAGATGAGCACAAGCAAGAAGAAGGCACACTAAGGAATCCCAGCTCAGAATCTGAAGTCCAGGGTACCACACATGAAGACGTTAAGGAGGATTTACTTTTCGAGGTAGACTTAGTCACTGTTGGGGAGCAGAATGAAAGGGATGAACCAACCTCTCATGAAGCCACTTTTTCCCAAAACGAATCCAATGGAACCTGCAATTCTGAGGGTGGAAGCACTGACAAACTTCCTGGGCAAATTAGCAATGAAATAACAACTGGAAAAAGTCTAACTTCACAGACTGTGTCATGCTCCACTCATCAAGTGGATAtcaaagaagaggaggaagaaatgTTAGTCcagaagaaaaaaggagaaaaaggatCTTTTTTGAGGAATGGTGGTAGGAGAAGAGCAACAGGACGTCTAAAACGTGACCCAATATCAAAGAGAGTTTCAGCTGGAGATACGATCGGAGGAACAGAATCGGAGAAAGAACAGGATGACGAGAAACGTCCCATCAGCTCTGATTCAGAAATGAATGACGAAGGCGAGGCCTGCACAAAGACTTCACAGACAGAGACCAGTCCTGAGACCAACAAAGCTACTGCTCCTGCCACACCCTTGCCTTCCATGCCCTCTACATTAGAGGAATCTCCTGAAGACCGAGTAGCGTTTGAGCCGGAGTCGGTTACCACTAGTGTTGAGGAGGCAATGAATGTTAGAGGACTGCAGGGAAGAGAGGAACATGACAGGGATGCTGACCATTCGCCAGTCATCATACTTGAAAAGTTCCTCACCTCTAGACAAACAGCGACGGCTGACAAGGAGCCGTGCCTGATGACAGCGAGGAACAGAAAGGTGAGATACCAATTGTACCATACATTAACAATGCATAATTAACATTGCAAACCTaaagcatttgtttttgttccaggGTTTGGACTGTATTGCTGAAAATGAAGCCCGTGGGAGCCAGGAGATCAAGGTTGAAGAGAATATGTCAGAACCACCACTGGTTGCACCCATCTGTCAAAACAGACAGAGTGCAAGTGTGCAGCCACAGCACCATCGTGATATAAGAACTGTTCTGGTGAAGGAGGAGAGCTGCAGCCTCGTGCTAAATGAGGCTCAGGACACGCAGGGCAGCAGACACATCCGATGGAATGTGGAGCCAGTCAACATTGACTCCTCCAGTCCATGTAAGtattatggtgcgttctttttgtcttgtaatcgcgactagtagctcgagtgt
This window of the Perca flavescens isolate YP-PL-M2 chromosome 6, PFLA_1.0, whole genome shotgun sequence genome carries:
- the znf576.1 gene encoding zinc finger protein 576, tandem duplicate 1 isoform X2, producing the protein MQSPTQSNCRPNPVTTATTEQPLDTETEDPPAQSEPDAQEKENEPDGTAAVVSPQENGTGLLTVETPASMAVTQSVENEPAVQPLTEPPVDTAGMETSSASKSTAPTEPMPDMNANPGCGEQKAKKQNTGIRDGRKYVPSKKAMVDPLKMDMSKPLVMPLTSSQLSLQCIECHIIFSDHKSKERHLKLSHPAEYEQCILRNALFACYVCDRHFTNSTELMIHQKAHTEKKPFKCPICGQAFNKSSELTLHKKIHFGQDGYACADCGKPCKTMTLLKYHRRTHTGERPYVCKECGKRFTMSKALQKHMVSHLPEGAEGDGGDTTAKAPLKKDNGASTIKYPCLICKSTFKSTKTRLHHMKTKHNVLPAAASKTLPAGQQVKQSTPIITPISFCQPALLQMEPNGPLQKVDANIDTEQIRRLIESLGNVQKVNQVVILGQVPPHAPPLEVQQISQMIETGNYNLNPPQMDFLGLKQPESKIVELDPSNNTCYSMEQTIILEPITPDEQLENPSFSELGSHIASGENMELTFNPTQHTEGPEGEVMHQILQQPDISAIQSDPMDQMVCQNEVEENLEQTVILELIPTVELEQSQTVPQNDILSSLVPTTDLEKTADQTVLDEQEASLSAPPLMTTVELELTPLQTEQQGLPSCPFVTPDTLTQTPSESETNLKEKVDSQIQTVSLDQGHPVMDGAAPQEQAEEPSEQEPSEKLLVDSKKDQEQVENLSEVEVPPAKEDVPSHLETKQVPQMSELPINVMSAQELVKVRKRKPSRAFIFQGYMQELVGSIYKDDLQTDATPAKRKRTKKSHLVVKFGPQSKEKKNKKQKKPSQQRQPTQKEGIRGQTQTTNLSEKKVPSQKKGRKGKRDKKAGHLVSMAEIKSPSSTQDSQVQQIKEDTRKKNMKKQKEGAREGVTHIREHKTVASPAFKKKKQTKLIRKDQPKNAKDGKRKKNLTKNLAQEENVNTKTSAASADMPGPHITQDALLLLKGHKQPQLKVYKLDPSKASGQTQEASPHEAQTMSQQRKSNKCKHSTIDATNSLTTEGKKKGGRPKKNQKAPSLLSSLQASRQAPETLPTKPKTTRKRKASSKVETEGVITSHSKRALECKECGQRFSEVSSLQKHKATVHIVESPGLTYTNGNIFEGVSRLDLYQLPKLHGKVVGVMHAATDWDTEPEMAEMALEERERSVSFPALIPSPSLPVPPSDVEVSSYENKTRSKTGANDQSYTSPEVCSPSDQFKTCEAPPNFTSECPLSTSTQTKSSDTGEPLASDEHKQEEGTLRNPSSESEVQGTTHEDVKEDLLFEVDLVTVGEQNERDEPTSHEATFSQNESNGTCNSEGGSTDKLPGQISNEITTGKSLTSQTVSCSTHQVDIKEEEEEMLVQKKKGEKGSFLRNGGRRRATGRLKRDPISKRVSAGDTIGGTESEKEQDDEKRPISSDSEMNDEGEACTKTSQTETSPETNKATAPATPLPSMPSTLEESPEDRVAFEPESVTTSVEEAMNVRGLQGREEHDRDADHSPVIILEKFLTSRQTATADKEPCLMTARNRKGLDCIAENEARGSQEIKVEENMSEPPLVAPICQNRQSASVQPQHHRDIRTVLVKEESCSLVLNEAQDTQGSRHIRWNVEPVNIDSSSPLMESGETTRKEGCVTPEFNTNQCIFYPVKEEEREVLLGAVQTNSGDLTTGPPSDAQQMEHQAADSNLDEWSPSALDYQEMRVRGLLSEPGVSDFADGQAEADTEWQHPQALRDFLLQSSDEEDVGGFELSDPQLDSEAEVMAYFYKNQKNTAWQPDEILPTSTSQLQTPREENRTREPIDYFSKYFGWDTWVEIAHCTNKLSNMAKPFTAREVARFVGIHIAMGTLKFPSPRLYWEDLTKVPLIADAMPFSRFLELSRTLKLASPVKDPVNSNVQEGRHEIDFQNAQQGKTLSNRQSEICQRSDGQRQGDTPTDPNSSKTETDPLWKAQPLLCRFKAGCQSLRQEGDYAVDQYPLPLTGKMHNKKLSLNCTTLIGFGGFLLHVDLKLGLSGKEDAVEKMVPKGSMVFLCKQELSTPAMLERLLVAGVHGAGRVGGARGQIGDEFVSSDGKLMLRRSHCGFILSTAGHGQRNMASLIDNFEMAQMSAHLNRDLLNLYSIPLTASAPTCWPQAVLWYLTDLALVNSWLLHRQEHGAASAPLTLMAFRLEVSKALILSSGSDTQDSVSPQPPKDTAHATNETPNPSLVEESPLPDAATRYDGSGHWPEQLGEGEGGRCRFGDCQRTSRVLCLKCCVFLCISRNHNCFLNFHNQGSLGKE
- the znf576.1 gene encoding zinc finger protein 576, tandem duplicate 1 isoform X1; translation: MQSPTQSNCRPNPVTTATTEQPLDTETEDPPAQSEPDAQEKENEPDGTAAVVSPQENGTGLLTVETPASMAVTQSVENEPAVQPLTEPPVDTAGMETSSASKSTAPTEPMPDMNANPGCGEQKAKKQNTGIRDGRKYVPSKKAMVDPLKMDMSKPLVMPLTSSQLSLQCIECHIIFSDHKSKERHLKLSHPAEYEQCILRNALFACYVCDRHFTNSTELMIHQKAHTEKKPFKCPICGQAFNKSSELTLHKKIHFGQDGYACADCGKPCKTMTLLKYHRRTHTGERPYVCKECGKRFTMSKALQKHMVSHLPEGAEGDGGDTTAKAPLKKDNGASTIKYPCLICKSTFKSTKTRLHHMKTKHNVLPAAASKTLPAGQQVKQSTPIITPISFCQPALLQMEPNGPLQKVDANIDTEQIRRLIESLGNVQKVNQVVILGQVPPHAPPLEVQQISQMIETGNYNLNPPQMDFLGLKQPESKIVELDPSNNTCYSMEQTIILEPITPDEQLENPSFSELGSHIASGENMELTFNPTQHTEGPEGEVMHQILQQPDISAIQSDPMDQMVCQNEVEENLEQTVILELIPTVELEQSQTVPQNDILSSLVPTTDLEKTADQTVLDEQEASLSAPPLMTTVELELTPLQTEQQGLPSCPFVTPDTLTQTPSESETNLKEKVDSQIQTVSLDQGHPVMDGAAPQEQAEEPSEQEPSEKLLVDSKKDQEQVENLSEVEVPPAKEDVPSHLETKQVPQMSELPINVMSAQELVKVRKRKPSRAFIFQGYMQELVGSIYKDDLQTDATPAKRKRTKKSHLVVKFGPQSKEKKNKKQKKPSQQRQPTQKEGIRGQTQTTNLSEKKVPSQKKGRKGKRDKKAGHLVSMAEIKSPSSTQDSQVQQIKEDTRKKNMKKQKEGAREGVTHIREHKTVASPAFKKKKQTKLIRKDQPKNAKDGKRKKNLTKNLAQEENVNTKTSAASADMPGPHITQDALLLLKGHKQPQLKVYKLDPSKASGQTQEASPHEAQTMSQQRKSNKCKHSTIDATNSLTTEGKKKGGRPKKNQKAPSLLSSLQASRQAPETLPTKPKTTRKRKASSKVETEGVITSHSKRALECKECGQRFSEVSSLQKHKATVHIVESPGLTYTNGNIFEGVSRLDLYQLPKLHGKVVGVMHAATDWDTEPEMAEMALEERERSVSFPALIPSPSLPVPPSDVEVSSYENKTRSKTGANDQSYTSPEVCSPSDQFKTCEAPPNFTSECPLSTSTQTKSSDTGEPLASDEHKQEEGTLRNPSSESEVQGTTHEDVKEDLLFEVDLVTVGEQNERDEPTSHEATFSQNESNGTCNSEGGSTDKLPGQISNEITTGKSLTSQTVSCSTHQVDIKEEEEEMLVQKKKGEKGSFLRNGGRRRATGRLKRDPISKRVSAGDTIGGTESEKEQDDEKRPISSDSEMNDEGEACTKTSQTETSPETNKATAPATPLPSMPSTLEESPEDRVAFEPESVTTSVEEAMNVRGLQGREEHDRDADHSPVIILEKFLTSRQTATADKEPCLMTARNRKGLDCIAENEARGSQEIKVEENMSEPPLVAPICQNRQSASVQPQHHRDIRTVLVKEESCSLVLNEAQDTQGSRHIRWNVEPVNIDSSSPLMESGETTRKEGCVTPEFNTNQCIFYPVKEEEREVLLGAVQTNSGDLTTGPPSDAQQMEHQAADSNLDEWSPSALDYQEMRVRGLLSEPGVSDFADGQAEADTEWQHPQALRDFLLQSSDEEDVGGFELSDPQLDSEAEVMAYFYKNQKNTAWQPDEMSENLPTSTSQLQTPREENRTREPIDYFSKYFGWDTWVEIAHCTNKLSNMAKPFTAREVARFVGIHIAMGTLKFPSPRLYWEDLTKVPLIADAMPFSRFLELSRTLKLASPVKDPVNSNVQEGRHEIDFQNAQQGKTLSNRQSEICQRSDGQRQGDTPTDPNSSKTETDPLWKAQPLLCRFKAGCQSLRQEGDYAVDQYPLPLTGKMHNKKLSLNCTTLIGFGGFLLHVDLKLGLSGKEDAVEKMVPKGSMVFLCKQELSTPAMLERLLVAGVHGAGRVGGARGQIGDEFVSSDGKLMLRRSHCGFILSTAGHGQRNMASLIDNFEMAQMSAHLNRDLLNLYSIPLTASAPTCWPQAVLWYLTDLALVNSWLLHRQEHGAASAPLTLMAFRLEVSKALILSSGSDTQDSVSPQPPKDTAHATNETPNPSLVEESPLPDAATRYDGSGHWPEQLGEGEGGRCRFGDCQRTSRVLCLKCCVFLCISRNHNCFLNFHNQGSLGKE